From the genome of Impatiens glandulifera chromosome 9, dImpGla2.1, whole genome shotgun sequence, one region includes:
- the LOC124915730 gene encoding nudix hydrolase 18, mitochondrial-like: protein MVALVSRTGRHLQRYSDGRRLIVGCIPYRYKAGKRKGCLKEDREVEVLVISSQRQGKGMLFPKGGWERDESMKDAAQRETMEEAGVMGIVQRRLGKWRFKSKSNETDHEGHMFPLLVEQQLDLWPEKEFRQRIWMSVSEAKEACQQVWMLEALEEFENRLNSSSARPKMMVKEDIVEQVVQCSMS from the exons ATGGTTGCGCTTGTTTCACGCACCGGAAGACATTTGCAGCGTTACAGCGACGGCCGCCGTCTTATCGTCGG ATGTATTCCTTACAGATATAAGGCAGGGAAACGTAAAGGATGTTTGAAGGAAGATAGAGAAGTTGAAGTTCTTGTCATAAGTTCACAAAGACAGGGCAAAGGAATGTTATTCCCAAAg GGTGGATGGGAAAGAGATGAATCCATGAAAGATGCAGCTCAAAGAGAGACTATGGAGGAAGCTGGAGTTATGGGTATTGTTCAG AGAAGATTGGGGAAATGGAGATTCAAGAGCAAGAGTAATGAAACAGATCATGAAGGACACATGTTCCCTTTGCTGGTGGAGCAGCAGCTTGATTTGTGGCCTGAAAAGGAGTTTCGCCAAAGAATTTGG ATGAGTGTTTCTGAAGCGAAAGAAGCATGCCAACAGGTGTGGATGTTAGAAGCTTTAGAGGAATTTGAGAATCGTCTCAATTCGTCTTCTGCACGACCAAAGATGATGGTCAAGGAAGATATTGTTGAACAAGTTGTGCAATGCTCAATGAGCTAA